The DNA window TGCGCTGAACGGTTCCCCGGTGACTTCTCATACTGCTGAGGCGCCCTCGTCCGGTGACCAGGCCTGGCCTGCTCCCCTGGCGGGGGCACCGGTCTGTGGCGAGGTGACCGTCCCCGCCTCCAAATCCCTCACCAACCGTTTCCTCCTGCTGGCCGCACTGGCCGAAGGCCCCTCTGTGGTGGTCAACGCCCTCGAGTCCCGGGACAGCCGGCTGATGCTCCAAGCCCTCGAGGCCTTGGGCGCCTCCGTGGAGCATATCCCTGACTGGAAGGGCACCGGTGAGGCCGCCGTGCGCCTGACGCCGGTGCCGCTGGCTCCTGCGTCATCGCAGGCTCCGGCCCAGGTGGACTGCGGCCTGGCGGGCACTGTCATGCGCTTCCTGCCGGCTGTGGCGGCTCTGACCGGTCGGCGCGTCGCCTTCGACGGCGATCCGGAGGCCCGCATCCGCCCCATGGGAGCCGTGCTGGAGGGCCTCTCCGCCTTGGGTGCGCAGATCTCCGACGACGGCCGGCCCGGCTACCTCCCCTTCACCGTGGAGTCCCCCGGCGGGCTCGACGGCGGCGAGGTCGCCATCGACGCCTCCGCCTCCTCTCAGTTCGTCTCCGGGCTCCTGCTGGCCGGAGCACGGATGCGCCGGGGGCTTCGACTGCGTCATACCGGCCGCTCCGTCCCCTCCTCCGAACACGTGGCGATGACGGTGCAGGTCCTGCGCCAGGCCGGTGTTGAGGTGGATGATTCCCAGCCCTTCGTCTGGGCCGTCTCCCCCGGCCCGATCCCTGCCTTCACCGTCCGGGTAGAGCCGGACCTCTCCAACGCCGGCCCGTTCCTGGTGGCCGCCGCCGCCACCGGCGGAGAAGTGACCATGCGCGGCTGGCCCGCGGAGTCCACTCAGATCGGCCGACGCTGGACCGAGCT is part of the Nesterenkonia lacusekhoensis genome and encodes:
- the aroA gene encoding 3-phosphoshikimate 1-carboxyvinyltransferase, with protein sequence MTSHTAEAPSSGDQAWPAPLAGAPVCGEVTVPASKSLTNRFLLLAALAEGPSVVVNALESRDSRLMLQALEALGASVEHIPDWKGTGEAAVRLTPVPLAPASSQAPAQVDCGLAGTVMRFLPAVAALTGRRVAFDGDPEARIRPMGAVLEGLSALGAQISDDGRPGYLPFTVESPGGLDGGEVAIDASASSQFVSGLLLAGARMRRGLRLRHTGRSVPSSEHVAMTVQVLRQAGVEVDDSQPFVWAVSPGPIPAFTVRVEPDLSNAGPFLVAAAATGGEVTMRGWPAESTQIGRRWTELLPQFGAEVSTVPEPGGETLTLTVRGARDEQGRPQVLSPGTVDGTAELTPTVAALAALAPEPTTFTSVDHLRGHETDRLAALVAEIRRLGGSAEETADGFRITSPVRHGATVFSYADHRMATFGAVVGLRISEVLVEDIGCTSKTMPTFPALWRSLVEGDAPR